The sequence below is a genomic window from Humulus lupulus chromosome 3, drHumLupu1.1, whole genome shotgun sequence.
AAGACTTGAGTAATCAAGGTAACTTTCTTGAGATTTTAAAATTTCTTGCTGATCATAATGAAGACATCAAAGCAGTTACATTGACAAATGCTCttgataatttaaaattaacatcACCTGATATTCATAAAGATATTGTGAGGGTTGCAGCTTTTGAAACACTTGATATGATTATTAAAGAAATTGGAGATGCgttgttttttattttagttgATGAATCTCATGATATTTCAACTAAGGAGCAAATGACTATTGTGTTGCGATATGTAGATAAAGATGGGTGTGTGATTAAACGATTTGTGGGAATTGAACATGCAGCCAATACCACAGTTGTGTCACTTAAAGGTGCTATTGATAAATTATTTTCTAGATATGGATTAAGCATATCTAAATTGCAGGGACAAGGTTATGATGGGGCAAACAATATGCAAGGGGAGTTAAGTGGTCTTAAAACTCTTATTTTGAATGAGAATCCATTATCTTTTTATGTTCATTGTTTTGCTCACCAACTTCAACTTGCTCTTGTAGCTGTCCCAAAGAAACATATGCTAGTTGCTTATCTTTTTAGTGTGGTAACTATGGTGATAAATGTCATTGGATGTTCTTCTGAGCATTGTGATATTCTTAGAGAAAAGCATGATGTTATTATTTCTGAAGCTTTCAAGTGTGGTGAAATTTCAAATGGAAGAGGGCTAAATCAAGAAACCAATCTTAAATGTCCCGGTGATACTCGTTGGGGTTCACATTATGCTACATTTGATTTTATATTCAGTCTTCATTTAATGAAAGCATTGTTGGGAATAACAAATGAATTGTCAAAAGCACTACAGAGAAAAGATCAAGATATTGTAAATGCCATGAAATTAGTGGAAATTTGCAAGAAAAGATTACAAGCAATGAGAAACCATGAATGGGATTCCTTTCTTAATCAAGTCTCAACCTTTTGTGCTAAATATAATGTGGATGTTCCTGAAATGGATGATATATTTGTTGCCCAAGGTCGATCACGATGCAAAACTCAAGAAATGACAAATTTACATCACTATCGTGTGAAACCTAAGACTTTTTCAGGTTGAAAAAATCAAATATgggaggaaaaaaaaattaattaatttaaattatatatttgatttttttttctttccttttcttctcCCTCCCTCCCGAAcctttctccttcttcttcttctccctttttcttttcttttctttcctttgttttctctCCAAACCAGTCACGGCCACAACCAGTTGGACCACCGTTGGAGCGCCATTTCCGACACACGCCGGAGCTGCAGCTTCCCTGACTGGCGATGACGGAAACCCCAAAGTTTGGTGGCCATCGGAGCAAGGACGCGCCTATACAGCCACTTCGAAGTTTCGCTGTCGAAACTTTGAGGTGACTTTTCGGCGAACTCCGACCACCGTTCGGCGAGTGGGTGGTACCGTTGGAATCAGCGTCGTGAGAGGATCgtcgcccactaagtcattccggtcaactcaccatttttctccggcgagattttgggtatcttcgcccctttggaagcattttccgacgacaccggaggtcatttgggcgaaggagctgtactttcgtgatgtactcatcgagaggatcgttttgatatattccatgcatatattcgtcgacGTTTCCGGTACCGCCACCAATCGCTATAGTGCACTGCGTGGGTAAGGTtccggaacttgaaattttaaatatggtcatattatatgtcattggacacgattttgaataaggaatgctatgatgataatcgtttgctcatttggtgcacgtaggaaaaacgtgatattaaaattgGACTAAATCATTCTAAGATCATCGATAAGCTTAGGAGCGTTGCTTTGGGCCCGGATTAAATTCTAAGGAGGTatctaaagaggtagggactcaactagactattggacttattttactcgtattaaattgcattcaacatattccaattttgatatttataaaatgtttgaaaaattaaaaacttaacctgcatgttttctgatctgttctgagggcactgagtgccaaatatatatttttgttcacttatttatgcaggttatgattttgggtttattcaaatgtagctgttatgctgcccaattttctaaaatataaagggaatatgtttctttcttttcatgtttacctgcatttggttataccgatgagagccatagtgatcatgattggtgcacgttgttgtttcacgacctagtctctgtgtcatcataggtagatcaggtgtccactcacctgtaggtgtaaagacctagcatctgtatacaggaagtgttctgagcctcctgcttgtggtggttatcaggtccggctacccggtttaggatgtcggattttctatggtgggtaacgggaactagggatctagtggacggtgtgatgtgcacttgtagctatgctcttatgattatttgtggtttctctattttggtttttacatgatgatgtatgttttgttttcaaagctaaccatgcaggggttgtattaaacttttgggtcctatgttattagttgttttcctattgggctttataagctcaccccctatctctcccattccaggagcctagtgacgcgaatgtggaaaagatgaattatcgatggagccaatgtgtttagcctatttctatttcgtgtcattgtcttatcttttgagcattttatatgtattcgacttcgaatctaatgatcggtatatctgaatgagctatgaaatagttatgaatgaggaatggtggatgctaagtattattttgagtgtttatgacttattaaatttaactatttggtgattacataactatgggaatattattgttttatgtataatgataaatgatcatacttttattactaatatttttctatctaattataggagttatttcattattttaacttataattatagtatgatttaataattttaacttataattattttaaattatttcattatttcatttataaagactatttttcaacgagggtcaaagtttgacctttgaccacccaagttatagatattacaaatctgccacggcctagggctcgggtcgtgacagaaaaatggtatcagagcaccgGGTTCAAATACCTCGAagtgtgtcaccaaatagattaaatttattttaaaataaagtattttgATCTATAAAAGGCGTATGTATATAGATAGCATCCATTCCTCACTAACTGGTTAGCTTTTGAGTTACTGACCTAAGAAAATGCCTCCGAAAGGAAGGACAACAAGGAGAAGGCCTGCAGATGTTGTCCTTGAGGCTGAGGTTCCTTCTTCGCCAGTTGCATTCCCTGTGAACGCCATTCTTGAGGCTTTAAGAGGCATTCCTACCAAACAGATGGATCCAGCTGCCCGACAGAGCAATCACTTCCAGATTTTTCCATCAGATTCAAATacttaagtctaaaggtggaAAGGATTCCATGGTTGCTGAAAGATGGTCGAGGCATATAAAGAAGAGTTTAGACATTATGGGAATACCTAAGGAGTATCATGTTAATATTAATGTGCCCAAGTTGGAAAGGAGTGCACCAGATTGGTGGAGAGTCTTAAATAGGATGAGTGGAACTGATGGGATGACTTGAGGAAATTTTGAGATGGGTTTTCGAAGAACAATATTTTAACCCATCTCATAGGAAGATTTGATTGGATCATTTGATTGCTTAAGATTAATGATAGGTTGATGAGATCACAGAATGACTAGATAATGATGGATATGAGTGAATGAATTCTACATGAAGTTTGTAGAGTTATCTTCTTATGTTTATGCTGGTACGGTCGATCAACCTCTTTTAATTGAGCAGTTCCTCCGTCCCTCACTCCCTTCAATGCTGGGTCCACTTGCCCTATGACCTTTGGAAATTTGAATGAGTGTGTGACAGCAGTCTTACAGACTGAGGCTCATCAAGAAAGAATTGAAATAAATAATCCGGCCCGAGAAAGAGGAAATGATAGGAAAATGAACAAGAAGAACCAAGGGCGATGGTTATCCCAAGGACAACAACTTAGTGGGGGTAGCAATAGTAGCAAATCTTCAGGAAAGACTCGAATTGGGTCGTATGGGTGTTTCAGTTGTGGCCAACAGGGTTATAAGAAGAAAAAATTGCCCACACGACAACAGAGGTTCCAACCATCACCTGGAGGACCCATAGGGAGTTATGCTAGGTCTACTCCTTTCACAGGACAAACTAAGAGTAACCAGTCTCAGACTTCATCATATGGTTTCACACCCACACTAGGGCAACAATCCCAATGTCAACATTAGTTCTAGCCCCAAAGTTCAGGATTCAACCAAGGATACTCGCAGAGTTTTCAAAGTCCTATTTCTGCTGGAAGTTAGAGATAGTTCAATCTCGGAGGAGACTCTAGTGCAAGCACAAGCCATATGGTCAAGGAAAAGGGAAAGCAAAGGAAAAAGCCTATGGTCAAGCCTATGCTCTTAGTAGTGATGATGTGCGAGGAGGAGCATGCCAAGGAGTTATGGATGGTGTGGTTTTTATCTCACACTCTTgggctcatgtattatttgatactgGTGCATCTCATTCTTGTATATCATTAATGTTTGCCAGCATGTTGGGTTTGAGTTGGGAAACTTTTAGTCCCGCATTGCAGTTGAGTGTACCTATGGGAGGGCATGGTGAAGTATCAACCATCTGCAAATCGGTTGTATTGTGTTTGAATGGAATAATTTATTAGGAAACCTGATGGTTACCTATAGGACAATTTGATGTGATTCTTGGCATGGGTTGGTTGTCTAAGTACCAAGCCATTATTGATTGCTCATGCAAAAGGGTGACTCTTTTAACTCCAAGTGGAGATTTCATTGTATATTGAGCCAACATGAATGCAGTAAGGCAGGATCCTATCCTTAAGGCATGTTTAGGTGGGAAAAGAAACTTAGAGTGTTATGGGAGTCTGTTTGCAATTAAGGATAAGTCTAGGCCTCTAGACAAGTTTCCTTGGATATCGGTGGTTAGTGgctttctagatgtgtttcctggGGATTTTCCAGGACTACCACCTCATAGAGAGATCAAATTTTGCATTGATTTGATTCCCAGGACTCAACCAGTTTCTACTACCCCTTATCGCATGGCACCTGCAGAGTGGATGAATTGAAAAAGCAATTGGGTGAGCTAATGGATAAGGTACATCAGGAATTGTACTTccccatggggagctccagttttgtttgccaAGAAATCTGATGGATCCTTGTGATTGTGCGTCGATTATAAGAAATTAATTaagatgacaattaagaacaagtatccattgccaatGATATATGAGTTGTTTGATCAGCTCATATGTTCAAAGTGTTTTTCCAAGATTGACTTAAGCTCAGgctatcatcaattgaggatttagaaagaggatattcctaaaacTAATTTCAGAACGCGTTATGGGcactttgagtttttggtgatgccatttggattgacgAATGCACCTACAATATTTATGGACCTTATGAATAGAATCTTTAGACCCTATTTGGAGAAGTTTGTGGTTGTTTTTAGTGATGAAATTTTGGTGTATTCCAAGACATCTGAGGACCATACAGAACATTAAACAGTTGTGTTGCAAACTTTGAGGGaccatcaattatatgctaagaaaGAAAAATGCGACTTCTGGAGGACTGAGGTCAAATTCCTAGGGCATGTAAAATATCAAGAGGACATTATTGTGAATTCATGTGAAGATAGATTCTATCCTACAGTGGGAAAAATTAAAGAACGTTACTAAGAttcgaagtttccttgggttagtagGTTACTATCGTCGCTTTGTGGAGAATTTTTTTTCTCGAATTGCTATGCCTTTGAAAAAGATAACAAGAAAGTTCATGTGGGATGACAGTTGTGAAGAAGCTTTCAGAGAACTTAAGCCAAGATTGACTATGGCGACTATTCTCGTTGTGCCTAATAGTGATGAACCGTTTGTGGTATTTACTGATGCGGagttctcatgccaaatggcaagGTTGTTGCCTATATTTCACGCCAATTGAAGACACATGAGAAGAACTAGCCCACACATGACTTGGAACTTGCAGCAGTGATTTTTGCCTTGAAAATGTGGAGATGTTACTTATATGGGGAAAAGTTTGAATTAGaatctgatcataagagtttagaGTATCTCTTTACTCAAAGAGACTTGAATTTGAGGCAAAGAAGAAGGGTCGAGTACAGGGCAAATTATGATTTCACTTTGAAATATCCTCATGGAAAAGAAAATGCGGTTGCTACACAGTGCTACTTCAACAAGTTAAGAAATGTCAGTGGCAAGATGAGAAATTGAGACTTATCTATAATCGAATCCAAAACGACGAGCAGttagatggatggacagtaaATGCTGAAGGATTCTTATACCATAAGGGAAGATTAGTCGTTGCAAATATCCCTGATCTTAGAGAGTCTATTATGATTGAGGCCCATAGGTCTAAGTTTGTTGTACATcctggaagcacaaagatgtaccaagatttggaAGGACAATATTGGTGGGAAGGTATGAAGAGTGACGCGGCTAACTTTGTAGCTAAGTGTATGGTTTGCCAACAGGTTAAAGCTGAGCACTAGAGACcttcagggttgcttcaacctttacccataccagaatggaagtggggcGAGATCACGATGGACTTTGGATGAGAttaccattaacaccattaaagCATGATACTGTCCGATTGTTTGTCGATCGTTTGACCAAATCTGCTCATTTCATTCAAATTAGGAAGGATTGCAAGGTTTCTGAACTAGCTCGACTTCATGTGGGTAATATCCTTTGACTGCATGGGTTGCCTTCCAGCATTGTTTCTGAGAGAGATCCTCGATTTACATCAAAGTTTTGGCAAGCATTGCAAGAAGCTTTAGGAACTGAACTCAACTTAAGCACTGCTCAccaccctcagacagatggacagtctgagaggactatccaaactttggaggacatgcttcgttcttgtattttggattttggggGTAGCTGGTGAGAGCACTTGTCATTGGTGAAATTcacttataataatagctaccatGCCAGGATAGGCATGGCTCCTTATGATGCCTTATATGGGAGGCCATGCAGATCACATTTGTGTTAGGCAGAACCAGATTAGCATGTCACAATTGGATCTCAAATTGCTAGTACTACTGGGAAGATctgagtaattttttttttctcaaagaaAGACTTAAGGTTGGTCAAAGTCGTCAGAAGAATTATGCCGATTTCCTCTTATGAGAAGTTCAGTTTGAGGTTGGTGACTATGTCTTCTTGAAAGTTACTCCCATGCTTGGTGTGACGAGATTTGGAGGGAAGGGTAAGCTAGCCCCGAGGtatattggacctttcgagattatCGAGAGGGATGGGGAGGTCGATTATCAATTGAACTTACCAGCGCGGTTGGGGCatgttcacaatgtgttccatgtgtCGATGCTGAGGAAGTATACTCCAGACCCATCGCACATCATTGAGTATGAGGCTATCCCTCTTCAAGAGGACGTGACATGTGAAGAACAACTTATCAGAATTTTAGCGAGAAAGTTAAATGTGCTAAGGAATAAAAAGATTCCAGTAGTCAAGGGCTTATGGCGAAACCATAGAGAAGACGAGGCTACTTGGGAGTTAGAGTTGGAGTTGTATGAgaagtatcctcatttgtttaatttttagcTTGGGGTTGTACTTTgaaaatttcgggacgaaatttctttaaggagggaagAATGTGAAACCTGAGACTTTTTCAGGTTGAAAAAGTCAAATATgggaggaaaaaaaaaaaaaaaattaaattatatatttgatttttttttctttcctttttttctcCCTCCCTCCCGAAcctttctccttcttcttcttctccctttttcttttcttttctttcctttgttttctctCCAAACCAGTCACGGCCACAACCAGTTGGACCACCGCTGGAGCGCCATTTCCGACACACGCCGGAGCTGCAGCTTCCCTGACTGGCGATGACGGAAACCCCAAAGTTTGGTGGCCATCGGAGCAAGGACGCGCCTATACAGCCACTTCGAAGTTTCGCCGTCGAAACTTTGAGGTGACTTTTCGGCGAACTCCGACCACCGTTCGACGAGTGGGTGGTACCGTTGGAATCAGCGTCGTGAGAGGATCgtcgcccactaagtcattccggtcaactcaccatttttctccggcgagattttgggtatcttcgcccctttggaagcattttccggcgacaccggaggtcatttgggcgaaggagctgtactttcgtgatgtactcatcgagaggatcgttttgatatatgccatgcatatattcgtcgacGTTTCCGGTACCGCCACCAACCGCTATAGTGCACCACTTGGGTAAGGTTcaggaacttgaaattttaaatatggtcatattatatgtcattggacacgattttgaataaggaatgctatgatgataatcgtttgctcatttggtgcacgtaggaaaaacgtgatattaaaattgGACTAAATCATTCTAAGATCATTGATAAGCTTAGGAGCGTTGCTTTGGGCCCAAATTAAATTCTAAGGAGGTATCTAAAGAGGTAGGAACTCAActagactattggacttattttactcgtattaaattgcattcaacatattccaattttgatatttataaaatgtttgaaaaattgaaaacttaacctgcatgttttctgatctgttctgagggcactgagtgccaaatatatatttttgttcacttatttatgcaggttatgatttttgggtttattcaaatgtagctgttatgctgcccaattttctaaaatataaagggaatatgtttctttcttttcatgtttacctgcatttggttataccgatgagagccatagtgatcatgattggtgcacgttgttgtttcacgacctagtctctgtgtcatcataggtagatcaggtgtccactcacctgtaggtgtaaagacctagcatctgtatacaagaagtgttctgagcctcccgcTTGTGGTGGctatcaggtccggctacccggtttaggatgtcggattttctatggtgggtaacgggaactagggatctagtggacggtgtgatgtgcacttgtagctatgctcttatgattatttgtggtttctctattttggtttttacatgatgatgtatgttttgttttcaaagctaaccatgcaggggttgtattaaacttttgggtcctatgttattagttgttttcctactgggctttataagctcacccctatctctcccattccaggagcctagtgacgcgaatgtggaaaagatgaattatcgatggagccaatgtgtttagcctatttctatttcgtgtcattgtcttatcttttgagcattttatatgtattcgacttcgaatctaatgatcggtatatctgaatgagctatgaaatagttatgaatgaggaatggtggatgctaagtattattttgagtgtttatgacttattaaatttaactatttggtgattacataactgtgggaatattattgttttatgcataatgataaatgatcatacttttattactaatatttttctatctaattataggagttatttcattattttaacttaCAATTATAGTATGATTTACTATAAagtaaatgatcatttataaagactatttttcaacgagggtcaaagtttgacctttgaccacccaagttatagatattacaaatctgccacggcctagggctcgggtcgtgacaaTTGTGTGGAGTTATTTTTTGTTGTTATTGATATCCGACATCAAGAGCTAGATGAACGTTTCAATGAGGTAAACACCGAACTACTTCTTTGTTTAGCTTCTTTGTGCTCTGGTGATTCATTTGTAGCTTTTGACAAAAAATAAAGTTGGTATGATTTGTTGAGTATTATCCCAAAGATTTTTCTACTTTTGAGCTTATGATAGTTGATGATCAACTTGAAACTTACATTATTGATGTACGTTCTACTGAGAAGTTCTTGGGTTTAAAAAGTATTGGTGATCTTCCTCAAAAAATGGTCAAGACAAAGAAAAACATTGTCTATCCAATGGTGTATCGACTTATTACATTGACATTGATTCTACCTGTTGTTACTGCTACGGTGGAAATAGTATTTCTTctatgaatattttgaaaaatagattGCGTAATTGAATGGGTGAACAGTGGATGATTGATTGTTTACTTGTGTACATTGAAAAAGACATCTTCAGTAGCCTTGACAATGAAGTTATCATGCAACGATTTCAAAACATGAAAACCCGTCAAGGCagattgtaatttttattttattttctatgacAGTGTCCTATTTTATTTTGTTGAACATGAAAATTTATAAGGACAATTTATTAGCTATTTTTGTTAGTTTCGAATTAATATTTGTCCAAGCCCTCACTGAGCATAATTTCTGGCTCCGTCACTGACCACATGAGGTAACACTCTATAATTGGTTAATGACAtccataataattattaaattaaaatgcgTAGGACCCGATATTGGATTTCACCAATAGCAGTATGTCACCTccttgtggtgttgggcaccacTGGTGCCCCTTAGCAACTCCCTTTTAATTTTTTCATTTATGAGTGCTATATGTCGTTTTTCTAAATTATTGTCGttttattagtattgttgtttcTAGGGGTGCTCGCGGTGCAgtgcgatttttttttttcaatttattgaaCAACACCGCATATGCAGTTTGAGCAATTTTCGAACTGCAACTCGCACCGCATAAATCTCAAACTGCATAAACCGCACCGCAAAAATGCTTAGTGGTGTGAGCGGTTTATAACAAtagccaaataatttaacaattaaacattttaattaataaatattcataATAAAGCTCATAACTAAAGaatgttaataaaataataaatatataacaaactaataaactTTTTATAAAACAACAAACTAATAagtaataacaaagaaaaaatatgaTATAGAAGTAACCATATTTAATTAAGGAGAATATCTTTACGTTGAaatagaatatgtgttagcatcatatcaaacataatattttttttagatacTGTATATATTATCCCATATAAATACATATGCATTAAATTTATATGTAGTAaaattgacatatatatatataacaatgccGTGTTTCACTATAAAAAAAATGTGCTATGTCGAGAACACTTTAccaagaacatgttctcggtatagacatTTCAGATGCGCGGGACCTTTTCGTGGTTCTGGAATAAGGTAAGTTCctctaccgagaacatgttctcagtATAGGGTTTATAAATCTTCCCAGCTGCGCGAACCCCCTTCGTCTTCCTCTCTTTCCCTATGTTTTCAGACATCGTTCCCTCCGCCTCTCTCAATCGAAATCccccattttcttcacaaaaattttatttttaagtccAAAAATCTCCAAAAGTGAAGGGGTTTCTCTCTATTTGTCAAAGGTAAGGTTTATttcttcatttatatatatatatatttatgaaatggtaatgtagttttttaatttttgtttgaaggtgtGGGTGCGGTTTTTGTTGAACTACAGAGaaagattgcaaggaattgaaggTGTTGgtaagttgtttttaatttttctatt
It includes:
- the LOC133823741 gene encoding uncharacterized protein LOC133823741, whose product is MCKKIIINLTSSQFHRQKLDLNQKHSTVLEDNEVVIHLLVKDSKISKMEKQDIILMLEVHLVFTIKPGKCGKWLAFRGGDEFEDLSNQGNFLEILKFLADHNEDIKAVTLTNALDNLKLTSPDIHKDIVRVAAFETLDMIIKEIGDALFFILVDESHDISTKEQMTIVLRYVDKDGCVIKRFVGIEHAANTTVVSLKGAIDKLFSRYGLSISKLQGQGYDGANNMQGELSGLKTLILNENPLSFYVHCFAHQLQLALVAVPKKHMLVAYLFSVVTMVINVIGCSSEHCDILREKHDVIISEAFKCGEISNGRGLNQETNLKCPGDTRWGSHYATFDFIFSLHLMKALLGITNELSKALQRKDQDIVNAMKLVEICKKRLQAMRNHEWDSFLNQVSTFCAKYNVDVPEMDDIFVAQGRSRCKTQEMTNLHHYRVKPKTFSG
- the LOC133823742 gene encoding uncharacterized protein LOC133823742 encodes the protein MEVGRDHDGLWMRLPLTPLKHDTVRLFVDRLTKSAHFIQIRKDCKVSELARLHVVQFEVGDYVFLKVTPMLGVTRFGGKGKLAPRYIGPFEIIERDGEVDYQLNLPARLGHVHNVFHVSMLRKYTPDPSHIIEYEAIPLQEDVTCEEQLIRILARKLNVLRNKKIPVVKGLWRNHREDEATWELELELYEKYPHLFNF